The genomic region AAATTCCTTTAATTTAAGTTCATTGGCTCCGAAAGTAAAGGCATAGATTATATCCGATCCGCTTTGAATATATTGCCTCTGAATATTAATAAGGGCCTCAGGGTTCTCAAGGGCCCATTTTTCAGGGCAGACTCCGGCAGGCATTCCCATCTGCTGCAAAAGAGTTCCTGTAGCGCCGTCAAGTATTACTATTCGGTCTGAAACCATTTGTTTAAATTCCTGCTTAGTCAAGGTTATTCCCCCAATTCATCCTTTTGGATATTCGATTCCGACAATTGCAGTTACTGTTTTTTCAGGAACCAGTATATACTTTTCGTTAAGCTCAATGTCCCATTCGTTCAGACTGAGCAAATCGTAAAAAACTTTCTGGCACGACAAATCCAGGTCTCCGTATCCCGGACTGTACCTCATCCTCGTTAAAGCCATTCCCCGGCGTATAAGCTGTTGCCTTAACAGCCCCATAATCCAGTCCAGTCCGGCGTCTGTTATTTCCGAAGCCGCCGCATCGTAAACCAAAGCCTTTGCCATGTCTCCGGATTCCTGAAGCCGTCTTATTTCATCAGTTATACGTGAGCCTGCGGTCGCAGCCATAAGGACAGCTGAACCGGAGTTTTGCAGAAGCGCGGCCAGGGACGAACTTTCCAGCTTTTCGCCGCCGTCGAGGGTAATTGTGTTTTTATGCACCGCTATTTCAACCGTTCTGTATATTACAGTTGTTTCGCACAATTCTTCGGCTTCGGTTATCCATCTGTCAATCAGCCGTCTTCTGTCCGTTTCAATCCGGGTGTTCGTTTTTTCATACCCGAGACGGGTATAAATCAGGCTTCTGCTGTACTGCGCAGGGATATTCTTAAAAAATTTTATGTTTTCCACTTTGACCCTCATATATAAAATTTTAATTATTTTATCACAATGTACTATATACATTCAAGTACAATTATTTCACAATTATATTCAGTCAAAACCACCCGACAATACCCTTCCGCTGTCTGAGGCGTAATAAAACTTAAATCGCGAAAAGTCAACAAAAAAGCATAGCATTCTGGACACATGCTATGCTTCATTCAATTTATTCTGAAATTCCTCAGCAGCCTTAACTGATCTGCTTAGGCTCTTCCTTGACTTCCGGTTCATTTTGCTTTGGCTCGGGTTTGTAGCCCTCGTTGAAAATCCTCTCGAATTCATCGCCTTCAAGTCTTTCCTTGTCAAGCAATGCCTGAGCGACATCATGGAGTCGCTGCATGTTCTCACTCAATATCGTCTTAACTCTGCTGTAAGCCTCGTCAATTATTTTCTTAACCTCAAGATCTATTTTAGCCGATATTTCTTCACTGAAATACTGGGAATGACCATAGCTCTTACCCAGGAATATTTCGTCGTTCTCATCGCCGAAATACAGGTTCTGAAGCTCTTCGCTCATACCATACTTCGTAATCATGTTCCGCGCAATGGTATTCGCGTGTTTCAGATCACTGTATGCGCCCGTGCTTACTTCACCCAAAACCAGTTCTTCCGCTGCACGTCCGCCAAGGGATATTATAATTTCCTCCAGCAGCTGCGACTTGGTCTTATAGGATATATCCTCCTCGGGTTTATGAGCGGTATATCCTCCCGCCAAACCGGACGGAATGATTGAAACTCTGTCAACCTTGTTTGTAGTGGATGCAACCCTTACGGCAATCGCATGACCTGCTTCATGATAAGCAGTAAGCCGCTTTTCCTTTTCGCTCATAACCCTGCTCTTCTTTTCAGGCCCGACCATAACCTTAAACGTTGCCTCTTTTATTTCTTCCATGGTTATCTGTTTCTTGCCTTTACGTGCGGCTAACAGAGCAGACTCGTTCAGCAGGTTTTCCAAATCGGCGCCTGTGAAACCGGGCGTACTTCTTGCGATTTCCTTCAAATCCACATCGGGAGCCAAGGGCTTTCCGCGGGAATGTACCTTGAGGATTTCCTCCCTGCCTTTAATATCAGGAAGACCTACGACAACCCTTCTGTCAAAGCGTCCGGGTCTGAGTAATGCAGGGTCGAGTATATCCGGCCTGTTTGTGGCCGCAAGCACAATAACTCCCTCATTGACCCCGAAACCATCCATTTCAACCAGCAGCTGGTTCAGCGTCTGTTCCCTTTCATCATGCCCGCCGCCAAGACCAGCTCCGCGATGACGGCCCACCGCGTCTATCTCGTCGATAAAAATAATACAGGGCGCATTCTTTTTTGCCGTTTCAAACAAATCACGTACCCTTGATGCGCCAACACCGACAAACATTTCAACAAAGTCCGAACCGCTTATTGAGAAGAACGGAACACCCGCTTCGCCTGACACCGCTTTTGCCAGCAGAGTTTTACCTGTTCCAGGAGGTCCTACAAGAAGAACACCTTTCGGTATCCTTGCACCCAGTTCAACAAACTTTTTGGGTTCTTTAAGGAATTCCACGATTTCCATTAAGTCTTCCTTTTCTTCATCGGCGCCTGCCACATCATCAAACTTAACCTTTATTTTGTCATCAGAAACCATTTTGGCCCTGCTTTTTCCAAAGGACATAACCCGGCTTCCGCCGCCGCCCTGTGTCTGCTGGATAAAGAAAACCCAAAACAGTATAAACAGAGCCACAATAACAACGGTGGGAAGTATCGTCAGCCACCACGGCGCCTTCGCTTCAGGAGGATAATAAACATCTTCCAACAGACCTTTTTCTATTGCTTCGTCTATTACCTGGGCTATGTGTTCTTCCGATAGAAAACTGGTGGTGTATACAACGTTATCCTTGAATTGGCCGGAAGGTTTCTTTAAAATAACCTGAGCTTCCAATCCCTGTACCTGGAGACTTTTAACGTTGCCATTGTCCAGTTCCCGCTTAAAATCGCTGTACTTCATAACCAGCGGATTGTTGAAGTCATTCCACATGGCTATAATTATCAGAATAATGACGAATAAAATAATATAAAAGCTTATTCCACGTAAATTTTTCAATGAGTTAAACCTCCCGTCGGCTATATACAAAAATATTTCTGCACTTGCTTTCACAGGCAACCAAATTAATAATCCCAGAATTATATATATCCCAAGGATTGCGCAGTATTCTGCGTAACAGATGTATTTCCGTCAAAAACCGCTTTCTGTTATATTAGCATAATTAACCATAAAACTCAATCTTAAGTTTCCCTTATGATGTAGACTTCGGGCAGGTTTCTGTATTTCTCGGCATAGTCAAGGCCATAACCCACTACGAACTCGTCAGGAATTTCAATGCCTACATAGTCCACTTTCAGATCCACTTTCCTGCGGTCAGGCTTATCCATAATGGCTGCAAGCTTTACGCTGGCACACCCCTTTGTGTTAAACAAATCCTTAAGGTATTGCAACGTCAATCCGGTATCTATCAGGTCTTCAACAATTAAAACATGTTTACCGCTCACATCCGACTCTATGTCCTTGATAATCCTTACAACTCCCGACGATTCCGTGGAATTTCCATAACTTGATACCGATATAAAGTCTATTTTTACGTCCATATCAATCTTCCGCGCAAGGTCGGCCAGAAATATAAATCCGCCCTTTAGCACACCAACCAGTACCAGTTCCTTGTCCCTGTAGTCCTCGGTTATTCTTCTTCCCAAATCGGTTACTATTTCCTCAAGCTTTTCCTTTGTAATAAGCACTTCCATTTTCATAACGGTTCCTCCGTGATGCTCAATCTAAGGCGTTTAGCCTATGATGTCAGCTTAAAATTCAAAATTATTCCCCTGTATTGTAATATTAACATACAGTATCGTTTCAGTCGAGTCTTCAATTTTATAATTATCCGACGTTCTGTACCCGACCACCCATATAATATTTTTTCCTTCCGCGAGCAAAAGGATGTTTTCTCTTGTTTTTTTCGGTATTTTAAGATCAATAAAAAAATCCTTCAGCTTTTTTTTCCCCTTGCTGTTATACGGGTGAAAAAGGTCTCCGGGCCTTCTGCCCCTTATATATATTCCCTCTTTTATTTTACCATAATCAAATATTTGAGTAAGACTGTTTTCCCTGGCTTTTTTTATTTCTCCGAATTTTCTGACATATTCCTCACGGGTATAGAGCTTGGCCTCGATTCTGACTCTGTTTGGCAGTTCCATTACCGATGGCACCGGCACTCTGAAAAAAACCGGCTCATTCTCATCATATTTTTTTGGGGCTGAAATCTCAACTCTGTCATATTCGGATATTACTTTTATCCTTTTTGGCAGTTCGGCCGTTCTGTTTCCTTCTTTTGACACCGCACTCAAAGCAGCATTCACATGCACCGATTCAAGTCCCTGCCGGCTCCCGGTAATTTTTTCCCACGCAATACGGATTACCCGTCCCGAAACAGCCGGATGAAGTTCGGTAAGTTTATCCCTCCGCAGCACAATTCTGCCATTCTCCTTAAAAAGCAATATTTCGCTGAATTTCTCTTCCGCGTATCTGTTCAGAAAATCCCTGTCATTCCTTAACAATTCGTGCATCCTGAAAAGTTTTGCAGTTATGTCTGTTCCGGTATGCCGCTTAATTTCCGGGAAAATAACATTCCTTATAATATTCCTCAAATAAGTATTTTCGTAATTTGTGCTGTCGGTTCTGTACGTAAGGCCGTTCCTTTTAACATACTCGAGTATTTCGTCTTTTCCGGACGTCAGGAGAGGCCGTATTATCCTGCCGTTTATATCGGACATTCCGCACAAACCATCCAGCCCGGTTCCCCGTAAAATATTTAAAAATACCGTTTCGGCCTGATCATCCCTGTGATGGGCAACCGCAATATATGAAGCCCCCTGCTCCTCCATGACCTCTTTCATTTTCTCATAGCGGATTATCCTGCCGGCTTCCTCCAGTGAGTAATTATTTCTGCCCGCAAAAGCTGCCACATCTTCCCTGAATACTTTCAGCGGTATTCGGTATTTGCCGCACAATTCCCTTACAAAGGCTTCATCTTCGTCGGCCTCATTCCCTCTGAGCATGTGGTTCACATGAACTGCAATTACCGAGAACCCTCTTGTATTACCAAGCCTGCACATTATATCCAAAAGGCATACCGAATCAGCTCCCCCTGAAACACCAACCACAACAAGGGTTCCTTCCTTCAGTATGCCATATTGTTCAGCCCAGGAATTGACCCGTTCCAAAAGCTTATCATCCATTTCCCTCAAAATCCTTTTTCAAGATTGCCAAATTTAGTATATTGAGGAATCCACGCCAGATCAACGGTACCTATCGAGCCGTTTCTGTGTTTTGCTATAATTACCTCGGTGATATTTTTCTTTTCACTGTCTTCATTGTAGTAATCATCACGGTATAAAAACATAACCAGGTCGGCATCCTGCTCAATTGCACCGGATTCACGCAGGTCCGACAGCATAGGCCTGTGATTCTGCCTTGCCTCGGGTGCGCGGCTGAGCTGTGAAAGAGCTATCACAGGGACTTCCAATTCCTTTGCCATAATCTTCAGCGATCTTGAAATTTCCGATATCTCCTGCTGCCGGTTATCCGTCCGCCTGCTTCCCTGCATCAGCTGCAGGTAATCTATCATTACAAGGCCGAGCCCTTTTTTCATTTTAAGCCTCCGGCATTTTGACATCATTTCCATCACATTTATGTTTGCAGTATCATCTATGTAAATCGGAGCTTTTGACAGCGGCCCCATTATTTGGGCCATTTTTACCCAGTCCTCGTCCTCAAACCTGCCGCTTCTCATTTTCTCCATTTCCACCAGGGCTTCGGAAGAGATAATACGGCTGACAATCTGCTCCTTGCTCATTTCAAGGCTGAATATGGCAACGGGTATGTTTTTGTGAATGGCTGCATAAGCGGCTATGTTCAGCGCAAAGGAAGTTTTCCCCATTGAAGGCCTTGCTGCAATCAAAATAAGATCGGATTTCTGAAAACCTGACGTCTTCCTGTCAAGATCAATAAATCCGCTGGGCACGCCGGTTAATGAACCCGCGTTATTGTATAACTCCTCCAACCTGGAGAAAGTTACGTCAAGCACGTCATTGATCGGAACCAGCCCGGTACTGGTACGGTTCTGAACTATGTCGTATATGCATTTTTCTGCATAACTCAGTATATCAAGCGCACTTTCGTTGGATTCGTAACTTCGTTTGGATATTTCATTGGACGCCTGAATTAATTTGCGCAGTAATGCCTTTTCCTCAACAATCGAAACATAATGGTTTACATTCGCAGTAGTGGGCACTGCCAAAGCCAAATTTGAAAGATATTCGTAATCCCCCACTTTCTGCAATGTGCCCCGTTTTGTCAGCTGTTCGGAAAGGGTCACCAGATCAACGGGTTGGTTCTGTTCATACAGATCCAGAATGGCTTCGTAAATTTCCCGGTGCTGTTCCAGATAAAAATCTTCACTTTTAAGCCTGCCGGCAATATCCGGCAGTAAATTTTGATCCAGAAGGATTGACCCAAGCACCGACTGTTCGGCTTCGATGCTATGCGGCGGCACCTTTCCCGTAAAACCGATGTCCATTTCAGCACCCCTGAAAGAAAAAAACTATTTTTTCCAAAACCGTCCTTACTCCTTATTCATTACCTGCACTTTAATAACCGCTGAGACACCGGTGTGCAGCTTCACTTCTATATCATACACTCCAAGGGATTTTATGGCATCGGCAAGAACAATTTTTCTTTTATCAATCTGAACATTCAAATCCTTTTCCAGTTTTTCGGAAATATCCATTGCGGTGATGGAACCGAACAGCTTACCGTTGTCCCCTGCCTTTGCAGCAAAGGTTATAACCGCGCCGTTTAATTTTTCAGCCAGTTTCCGGGCATTGGCCAATTCGTTTTCCTTCTTCGCCTTCTCCGCTTTTTCCCGCATTTTCATTTCATTAATCGCCGAAGGGGTAGCTTCCTTCGCCAAACCCTTGGGAATCAGGTAATTTCGCGCATATCCGTCACTTACTTCAACAAGGGTGTTTTTTTTGCCCAGATTTTTTACGTCCTGCATTAAAATAACTTTCATTATGTTATCCCTCCGGTTCTATTCTGAAGCAAGTCATAAACTTACCGGGATTATTTCTTATGCAATTCACCCGAACGTACTCTTGCCAGTTCAGACAAATCCCCGAAATATTTCTCTATTTCATTCTCGTTAATGAGCCCCAATCTTATTTTCTTCGCGATATGCCTGTCCATTGTGGAAAAATCAACACCCAGACGCTTTCCCAGCAAATAGCATATGACAATCATCTCTGAAAGGGTATCCGCTGCGACGTCCCGGGTGTCTTCAAGAACAGGATCTGCAAGATGTCTGTATAACGTGGCGATATCCTCCAGCAACTCGCTTTTAAGATTTTCAATAATCCTTAAATTTCTGCTCACATCAAGGCCGCTGATCATAATACCACCCTTCGTGTATTTTTAATACTGCTTTCGGCTTTATAATTTTAAAAAACGCGACTGGAATTTAAAAACAGATATCCCCACCCTCCGTCAAACCAGTCTCAGTTCATAATGGGGATACCTTCCAACCCGTTCTTAATAAGATTATAGCACCGGTGGTATATTTGTTTATATATTTCCCGTGCGGCCTTTTGTTTTCAGCGAAATGGCAATATTTGCATACAGCCTATAGAATTGCTTCTATAGGCTGTAAATTTTAATCGGTTGTAAACGGCAGAAGTGCAATATGTCTTGCCCGTTTAATAGCGGTGGTAAGCTGGCGCTGATGCTTCGCACAGTTACCGCTGATTCTTCTGGGAACAATCTTGGCCTTTTCCGTAAGGAATTTCTTAAGTCTTGCCACATCTTTATAATCTATGCGTTCAACCTTTTCCACACAGAACTGGCAAACTTTCTTCCTTGCCTTTCTTTTTACGGCCTTTACTACCTTTTTCTCAGCTGCTTCCTTATTGCCGTTTGCACTATTTTCTTTCTTCTTTGTTTCTGACATTCATAATGCCTCCTTCCGCTAACAACCATTCACACACGATCCCATACAAATAAACACACTACAACTAAGATAATATAACATATTAGCCTAACGCTGTCAAATAAATTCATTTAAAAGGTTACTTCAGAGATCAATGTCAAGATCAATCCATCAAAAAACAGTCGGTCATCATTATACTGATAATCGTTATAAGTATAATAAAGCCGTCCGTTTACCGTATCAGGTTTTTCCACAACCAACACTACTCTGCAGAAATTTTATTACAAATAAACTTTTTCATCAATAAACAATATACATGACATTCAATGTCTTTTAAGCCGTCAACCACATGTTCAATTTTGCAGTTATTCCAATTTAACTGAAATTGGCGCGTATAGCCGAGCTGTGTTAAAATAATTATTCAAATTTTTCAACGTTACTGCTAAAATACTGTTTATAAATTAATCAAAATCCGGAGGGATTTTTTTGCAGGCTGAAGCATTGTTTCAAAAACTGCTGGCCAGAGTGCGCAAGGCAGTAGAGGATTACGACATGATACAGGAAGGTGACCGAATAGCCGTAGGAGTTTCAGGCGGTAAAGACAGCCTTACGCTTTTATACTGCTTGAAGGCATTACAGCGGTTTTACCCAAAGAAATTTGAACTTTTTGCAATTACCATTTCCCTCGGTAACGAGGGATTTGACCTGCCCGCATTGATTGACATATACGAGAATATCGGTATACAGTACCATATTGAAGACACTCAGATTGCAAAAATCGTATTCGATGTGAGAAATGAAAAAAATCCGTGTTCTTTATGCTCCAATATGAAACGCGGTGCAATACACAACGCCGCAAAAAAGCTCGGCTGCAACAAGGTGGCTTTTGCCCATCATAAGGATGACGTTATAGAAACTCTCCTGCTTTCTCTGTTTTACGAGGGAAGAATTCACACCTTTTCACCCGTTACGTACCTTGACAGGACAGGTATTACATTAATCCGTCCGTTCATTTACACTGAGGAGAAAATGATACGTTCCTACGTGAACAAGAAAGGCATTATGCCAATCCCCAGCGGATGCAGGGCGGAAGGGAAAACAAAGCGCCACTATGTAAAAGAACTTATAGCCGGTTTAATGAAAGAAAACAGACACATCAAGGACAACCTTTTCGGCGCAATCCAGAGAGGCAACATCAACGGCTGGCATCCGCCGCTTTGATACGATAACCTTTAATATCCCCGGCTGAATTAACCGGGGATATTTTAGCTTTACCCCTTGTATAAAGGAAATTTTCTTTAAATCCGAAAAAACGGCCATTTCCCTGAAGCGAGATATGACCGTTCTTGTTTTCTATCCTTTTACGGCACCTATCATCATGCCTTTTGTGAAGTACTTCTGCAGGAAAGGATAGAGGCACAGAATAGGTACGGTGGATACGACAATCGTCGCATGCTTTATTGTCTCCGATATTAATTCCTGATCCTCTCCGATACCCATTTCACTCATGTCATTTACTATAAGAATTTGCCTCAGGACCAACTGAAGAGGTTCCTTTGATTTGTCCTCGAGATATATCATCGCAGGGAACCATGAATTCCAGTGAGCAACTCCATAATACAGAACCAGCACTGCAACCGTCGCCCTGGTCAGAGGAAGGATAATTTTCACAAGAATTGTAATATGGCTTGCTCCGTCCAGCCTTGCTGACTCTTCCAGACTGTCGTCGACAGACGCCATTGCCGTCCGCATAACAATAAGGTTAAAAGTATTTATCGCGCTCGGCAGAATAAGAGCCGCCCGGGTATTATACAGTCCCAGCGACTGAATGTTCAGAAAAGCGGGGATCATACCGCCTGAAAAATACATTGTAAACATTATGAATATGGTTATGGCTTTTTGGCCAGGTATATTCTTACGGGAAAGAAAATAGGCTCCGATAACCGTCATCACAATATTCAGCGCCGTTCCCACCACAACATAGTACAGGGTGTTTAAATAACCTCTCCATATTGATGAATTTTCAAACACCTTCTTGTATGATGCAAGGCTGAAACCCACAGGTTTGAGAAGAACGCCCGAATGGGACATAAACAACGAGGGTTTGCTGAAGGATGCACAGATTACATGCCAAAAAGGATAGAAACATGCAATTACCAGTAAGATTAGCAGCGTTACATTCACCACGTTAAAAATTCTGTCTGAAAGGCTTTCCTTAATTTTGTTTTTGTTTGCTGTCCTTACCATATGACCGCTCTCCTTGTCCTTACCACAAACTTGTTTCGCTTACCGCTCTGCTTATCTTGTTAGCCAAAATTACAAGTGCAAAGTTTATTACCGAGTTAAACAACCCAACGGCAGCCGAGAACGAATACTGGCGGTTTACAATACCCATTCTGTATACATAAGTTGATATTACATCCGCAGTTTCATAAATTCCTTCATTATACAGGAGAATAATCTTTTCATATCCAACGCTCATTATCTGACCCATTCTCATAATAAACATGATAATAATGGTAGGCAGCAGGCACGGCAGAGTGATATGTATTATCTTTTTCCATCGGGTACTGCAGCCGTCAACCTCTGCAGCTTCATACAACTGGGGATCTATCGCCGTCAGAGCCGCCAGATACACAATCGAGCCCCATCCGACTCCCTGCCATATGTTGGATATTACGTATATGGGAACAAAAGCACTGGCTTTGCTCAGCAAATCCTTGCCGTCGTAACCAAACAGCGCAACCAGCAATTGTGTGATAACCCCGTTGGACTTAACAAAATCCCGAATCATCGCACAAATTACGACCAGGGAAATAAAGTGAGGCATATACGTAATTGTTTGCACAAATCTTGCAAAATATTTGCTTCGCAACTCGTTTATCATCAGGGCCAGTATTATCGGTGCAGGAAAACCAAATATAAGGGTTGAAAGGCTTATTCTCAATGTATTGCGGATTAAGCGGCCGAAGTATATGCTTTTGAAAAAAGTCATAAAATTTTCCAGGCCAACCCATTCGCTGCCGGAAATACCCTTTCTCGGTCTGAAATCCTGAAACGCAATTACTACCCCGTACATCGGCTTGTAATGAAACAGTATGTAGTAAATAATTACCGGAAGTATTAATAAATAAATTTCTTTGTTCCTTTTTATTCTCTGCCACACAATGCTTTTTTGTTTTTTGGGTTTTGACATAGCTCCGGAAGCAGAATTTTGGAGTTGAATTGCTTTGTTCATGTACAGACTTATCCTCCTTCATATAAAACTGCACCCGCTGCTTTAACCGTGTAAGAATGCAGACAGTCAAAAATATAAAAGTATCAGGATAAGTCTGCTGTATACAGCAGACTTATCCCACTATATCAAACCATTCATTAACGCGCGTTGTAACGATCCAGCGCTGCCTGGTAAATGGCTATCATCTCATCTACTCCCATGTCTTTCAATGTCTTTACATAATTATCCCATTCAGCTTCAATATTGCCTTCCATCGTGAAGAAACGTGCCCTCTGTTCTTTTACATATGTATCTACCTGGCTGTTCAGAGCGGCAAACCTCTTGCTTTCTTCCTGAGTCAGGGTTACAGGAGGAATAAGCGTCTTCTGGCTGTCATTGGTATCATTCCAGATATGCAGGGCTTCTTTCTGCTGTTCGGTTTCATAATACTGGAAAATATATCTGGGATCCTGTACAAACGCACCGGACATATTGGCACGGCCCCAATGAGCCATTGCAACTGCAACTGTTAAGCCTTCGGGATTTTTCATAATCAAATCGGTATAGACAGGCTCTCCGTTGACCATATTATAGGATTTGCCTTCTTCACCGAAGTTAATTGCATAATGGCCTTTTTCACTGTAAGCAAAGTTAAGGAATTTGGCAGCTATTTCAGGATACTTGCAGTCAGATGTAATTACAGCTGAAGCCTTTGAGGTGGTTGCGTAATCATATGAAGCACCGCCGTACAATACGGGATCGCCCTCTTTAAGTACAGGGAAATTGGCAGCTCTCAAATCAAAATCCGCACCGTATTTGTCAGGCTCTGCTTTTGCAATTGTCAGGAATGAACCCATGTATCCGCCACCGGCACCATATGTAACTGCACCGACACCGGTCATAATATATGTTTCCAGTGTAGTCCTGTCGCATGTCAAAACATCAGGATCCAGAAGCCCGGCCTTTACCCATTCGTTCATCTGGAGCATCCACTGCTTATAGCCTTCTTCGATAAAGCCATACTTAACTTTTCCTGTTTCATGATCAACATACATACCAGGACGAATTAAATATGCATTCATGGTTCCGTTTTGCAGGTTGTCCATGCTTTGCATTACCATGGGTTTCTGAACGCCGATTTCCTTTAACTTCGTGAGCGCCTCGGTCCAGTCGTCTATCGTTACCGGGGTCTTGGTTATACCTGCCTTCTTAAATAAATCGGCACGATAGAAAAGACCGGATGTACACTGCAAATATTTATGTCCGCGGATAAACGGGAAGCAGTAGTAATGCCCTTCATCGTTTTTAACTTCGCGATCTACTATGGGATTATCCTGCAGATACTGCCACAGGTCAGCTGCGGCACCGTACGGGGAAATGTATTCATCAAGGTTAATCAGAACGCCTTCTTCTTCAGCAGCGGCAGGACCGCCCGGATAGCTCGTTGTCCATTCCCATTCAATAATGTCGGGTAACAAATTACCAGCGATCAGAACTGAGAATTCCTCATTTTCACTTCCCTGAGTCGGGTGAATGAATTCAACCTTAATTCCCGTCATTTCCTGCCATATTCTTGCCCATTCGGTTTCATTTACCGTTGCTGACTTTTTGGATACGTTACTCGGAAGCGGCATCCAATAACGAAGTGTTATACCCTCGGCTCCCTCAACAGGATATTTTACATAGTTACTTCTGGGCAATGTTAATTCACCGGGGTCTTTGTTGAGAGGTTCAAGGAGAGTCCATGGAGTTTCGGCCTTATTATCGGCTGCTTTTTGAGTGTCCGTCGTTGTTGTCGTGGAGGTGCTGTTGTTTCCTCCTGTTGTGTCAGCCGGTGCATTGGACTTGCATCCGCTGAGCAGAAATACAAATGCTGTCGTTAAGACAAGTAGCAATGATACAAGTTTTCTTTTTTTCATCAGGTAAATCCCTCCTATTTGATTTTGAATATTATGCCAATCAGTCCTGCAGGACTGAAAAACACACGACAGAATCCAACGTGAGGGAATATGGATGCTTCTAAAGTTTAAAAGAAAATTATTTATTTTGAACATTATGATTAAAATTTTTTCTAATATAATTGTATGATTTGTACCAAAACTTTTGAAGGGACAGTTTTTGAAAGAAACAAGACAAAAATACATTTTACACGGCGTTCTATTTTTTTCCTTTTTATGTAAGTTGCATATTTTTTGTCTCTGAATTTAAATTTTGTCCCACGCGTATAAAACGGCATTCATCGCCTATACAACAAATTTTTGTTTTTCTCTCCACTGTC from Thermoclostridium stercorarium subsp. stercorarium DSM 8532 harbors:
- a CDS encoding extracellular solute-binding protein, which translates into the protein MKKRKLVSLLLVLTTAFVFLLSGCKSNAPADTTGGNNSTSTTTTTDTQKAADNKAETPWTLLEPLNKDPGELTLPRSNYVKYPVEGAEGITLRYWMPLPSNVSKKSATVNETEWARIWQEMTGIKVEFIHPTQGSENEEFSVLIAGNLLPDIIEWEWTTSYPGGPAAAEEEGVLINLDEYISPYGAAADLWQYLQDNPIVDREVKNDEGHYYCFPFIRGHKYLQCTSGLFYRADLFKKAGITKTPVTIDDWTEALTKLKEIGVQKPMVMQSMDNLQNGTMNAYLIRPGMYVDHETGKVKYGFIEEGYKQWMLQMNEWVKAGLLDPDVLTCDRTTLETYIMTGVGAVTYGAGGGYMGSFLTIAKAEPDKYGADFDLRAANFPVLKEGDPVLYGGASYDYATTSKASAVITSDCKYPEIAAKFLNFAYSEKGHYAINFGEEGKSYNMVNGEPVYTDLIMKNPEGLTVAVAMAHWGRANMSGAFVQDPRYIFQYYETEQQKEALHIWNDTNDSQKTLIPPVTLTQEESKRFAALNSQVDTYVKEQRARFFTMEGNIEAEWDNYVKTLKDMGVDEMIAIYQAALDRYNAR
- the rpsR gene encoding 30S ribosomal protein S18, whose translation is MSETKKKENSANGNKEAAEKKVVKAVKRKARKKVCQFCVEKVERIDYKDVARLKKFLTEKAKIVPRRISGNCAKHQRQLTTAIKRARHIALLPFTTD
- a CDS encoding carbohydrate ABC transporter permease codes for the protein MVRTANKNKIKESLSDRIFNVVNVTLLILLVIACFYPFWHVICASFSKPSLFMSHSGVLLKPVGFSLASYKKVFENSSIWRGYLNTLYYVVVGTALNIVMTVIGAYFLSRKNIPGQKAITIFIMFTMYFSGGMIPAFLNIQSLGLYNTRAALILPSAINTFNLIVMRTAMASVDDSLEESARLDGASHITILVKIILPLTRATVAVLVLYYGVAHWNSWFPAMIYLEDKSKEPLQLVLRQILIVNDMSEMGIGEDQELISETIKHATIVVSTVPILCLYPFLQKYFTKGMMIGAVKG
- a CDS encoding tRNA 2-thiocytidine biosynthesis TtcA family protein, with protein sequence MIQEGDRIAVGVSGGKDSLTLLYCLKALQRFYPKKFELFAITISLGNEGFDLPALIDIYENIGIQYHIEDTQIAKIVFDVRNEKNPCSLCSNMKRGAIHNAAKKLGCNKVAFAHHKDDVIETLLLSLFYEGRIHTFSPVTYLDRTGITLIRPFIYTEEKMIRSYVNKKGIMPIPSGCRAEGKTKRHYVKELIAGLMKENRHIKDNLFGAIQRGNINGWHPPL
- a CDS encoding ABC transporter permease, whose amino-acid sequence is MNKAIQLQNSASGAMSKPKKQKSIVWQRIKRNKEIYLLILPVIIYYILFHYKPMYGVVIAFQDFRPRKGISGSEWVGLENFMTFFKSIYFGRLIRNTLRISLSTLIFGFPAPIILALMINELRSKYFARFVQTITYMPHFISLVVICAMIRDFVKSNGVITQLLVALFGYDGKDLLSKASAFVPIYVISNIWQGVGWGSIVYLAALTAIDPQLYEAAEVDGCSTRWKKIIHITLPCLLPTIIIMFIMRMGQIMSVGYEKIILLYNEGIYETADVISTYVYRMGIVNRQYSFSAAVGLFNSVINFALVILANKISRAVSETSLW